Proteins co-encoded in one Meiothermus sp. CFH 77666 genomic window:
- a CDS encoding GTP-binding protein has protein sequence MAKGVFERTKPHVNVGTIGHVDHGKTTLTAAITFVAAAANPN, from the coding sequence ATGGCGAAAGGCGTATTTGAGCGCACCAAACCCCACGTCAACGTGGGAACCATCGGACACGTAGATCACGGGAAGACCACCCTCACGGCGGCCATTACCTTTGTGGCGGCGGCGGCCAACCCCAAT